In Plasmodium falciparum 3D7 genome assembly, chromosome: 5, the following proteins share a genomic window:
- a CDS encoding ATP-dependent RNA helicase DDX41, putative — protein sequence MNDNSLYDNNRMKDEKEESNKDDSSDDFVYEPLSVRKKRFMDNLVSSFVEEKKNKKKKEDKNYEHEEKKDANDSINDKEDKKYSNNNNDNNNNNNNNNNNNNNNICDDNNDGFKVDFRKTLLETFHKIRLEKKNDEIDETEEIRKREEKLLAQVSKALNAPLQSVKERAKGIVYKENVESIWKLPKKYKLLKKSYVEKIRRIFYIDVNGDDIPAPIKNFKDMKFPKAILKGLRKKNIKKPTQIQMQGLPSILLGRDIIGIAFTGSGKTIVFVLPLIMKCLEAEIRCKLEEGEGPIGLIICPSRELATQTHNIIKYFCEFLYKDNFPTLRSLCMIGGISAYEQGREIQKGIHMIVATPGRLNDMLNKKRMTLEQCRYLCFDEADRLIDLGFEEEVRNTLDHFSNQRQTLLFSATMPKKIQEFAKSTLVNPIIINVGRAGAANLDVIQEVEYVKEEFKLSYLLEVLQKTGPPVLIFCENKKDVDDVHEYLLLKGVNAVAIHGNLGQSERQEAINLFREGKKDILVGTDVASKGLDFPSIEHVINYDMPKDIENYVHRIGRTGRCGKTGIATTFINKNQEEAILLDLKALLIEAKQKIPPFLEMLDSKGLNLKEIGGVKGCSYCGGLGHRITQCSKLESQRNKQTLVTNKDILSNNKYNSMNAYTGDW from the coding sequence atgaatgaTAACTccttatatgataataatagaatGAAAGATGAGAAAGAAGAAAGCAATAAAGATGATAGTAGCGATGATTTTGTTTATGAACCCTTGAGtgttagaaaaaaaaggttTATGGATAATCTAGTAAGTAGTTTTgtagaagaaaagaaaaacaaaaaaaagaaagaagataaaaattatgaacatgaagaaaaaaaagatgctAATGATAgtataaatgataaagaagataaaaaatatagtaataacaataatgataataataataataataataataataataataataataataataacatatgtgatgataataatgatggttTTAAAGTTGATTTTAGAAAAACCTTATTAGAAACATTTCATAAAATAcgattagaaaaaaaaaatgatgaaatcGATGAGACAGAAGAAATACGAAAAAGAGAAGAAAAACTTCTGGCGCAAGTATCAAAAGCATTAAATGCTCCTTTACAATCGGTTAAGGAAAGAGCTAAAGGTATagtatataaagaaaatgtgGAATCTATATGGAAATTacctaaaaaatataaattattaaaaaaaagttatgtcgaaaaaattagaagaattttttatattgatgTTAATGGAGATGATATCCCTGCaccaataaaaaattttaaagatATGAAATTTCCAAAAGCTATATTAAAAggtttaagaaaaaaaaatattaagaagCCAACACAAATTCAAATGCAAGGATTACCATCTATATTATTAGGAAGAGATATTATAGGTATAGCGTTTACCGGTAGTGGTAAAACCATAGTATTTGTTTTACCTTTAATAATGAAATGTTTAGAAGCAGAAATAAGATGTAAATTAGAAGAAGGAGAAGGACCTATTGGTTTGATTATATGTCCATCTAGGGAGCTAGCTACACAAACACATAACATTATAAAATACTTTTgtgaatttttatataaggaTAATTTCCCGACATTAAGGTCGTTATGTATGATTGGAGGTATTAGCGCATATGAACAAGGAAGAGAGATCCAAAAAGGCATACATATGATAGTAGCTACACCGGGACGATTAAATGatatgttaaataaaaaacgTATGACATTAGAACAATGTAGATATTTATGTTTTGATGAGGCTGATCGATTGATTGATTTAGGTTTTGAAGAAGAAGTACGTAATACATTAGATCATTTTTCAAATCAAAGGCAGACTTTATTATTTAGTGCTACTATGCctaaaaaaatacaagagTTTGCAAAGTCAACATTAGTTAAccctattattataaatgttgGTAGAGCAGGAGCAGCGAATTTGGATGTCATACAAGAAGTAGAATATGTAAAGGAAGAATTTAAATTATCCTATCTTTTAGAAGTATTACAAAAGACAGGACCTcctgttttaattttttgcgaaaataaaaaggatgtGGATGATGTCCATGAATATTTATTGTTAAAAGGAGTGAATGCTGTGGCAATTCATGGGAACTTAGGACAATCCGAAAGACAAGAAGCAATCAATTTATTTCgagaaggaaaaaaagatatactAGTAGGTACTGATGTAGCTTCTAAAGGTTTAGATTTCCCATCTATTGAACATGTAATAAATTATGATATGCCAAAAGATATAGAAAATTATGTACACAGAATTGGAAGAACAGGACGTTGTGGAAAAACAGGGATAGCAACtacttttataaataaaaatcaagAGGAAGCAATATTATTAGATTTAAAAGCTTTACTTATTGAAGCTAAACAAAAAATACCACCGTTCTTAGAAATGCTAGATAGTAAAGGATtgaatttaaaagaaattgGTGGTGTCAAAGGATGTTCCTATTGTGGTGGTTTAGGTCATCGAATAACTCAGTGTTCAAAATTGGAATCACAAAGAAATAAGCAGACTTTAGTAACGAATAAGGACATATTATCTAATAATAAGTATAATAGTATGAATGCATATACAGGTGattggtaa